In the Nitrospirota bacterium genome, GCCAATGCGCCGCACCACGATGAACTGCTGGAGTTCCATATCCGCCGTATTGAGGGTGGTGAGTTCACCGACCATGTCTTCAATGAGATGAAAGAGGGTGACATCATCCGCATCGAGGGGCCCAAGGGCACCTTCTTCCTGCGCGAGGACTCCGAGCGTCCCATTATCATGCTGGCTACCGGTACCGGTTTCGGTCCGATCAAGGGGATGATCGAGCACATGGTGGCCGAGCAGTCGAGCCGTCCGGTCTATGTCTACTGGGGGGCACGTAATGAAGCCGATCTGTATGCGGACAATGAGATCCGCGGCTGGGCCGATAGCTTCCCCAATATTCGCTACCGTCCGGTACTCTCCCAGCCCGATGCCGGCTGGAATGGCCGCACCGGTTATGTGCAGGATGCAGTAAGCGCCGACTTTGAGGATCTGGAGGGTTTCGAGCTCTATGCCTGTGGTCACCCGGCGATGGTCTACAGCGCCAAGGATGCTCTCGTCGCCCGCGGCATGGATCCCGATCACTGCTACTCCGATGCCTTCGAGTGGGCCAAGGACAGTAAATAACGAAGCTCCTACGAAAAAGGCCGGTAATACCGGCCTTTTTTTATTCTCCATCAGGGGGCGTTCTGCTGCCCCCTCTCCCCTACTTCGTTACAGCTATCGGTTCGCCAAACAGATATCCAATACCGTGCACTGTTTTAATGGGGATGGTGTAATCCTCGGTGGTAAAGCGGCGGCGCAGCCGGGAGATCTGAATATCGAGGCTGCGTGTCTCTGGGGAGTAGCCAGGAATACCTAGTGCCGTGTAAAGCTGTTGTCGCGTCACCGCCTCCCCATGGCTAATGGCAAGTGTGCTGAGGATCTGCAGTTCGGACTTTGTCAGATCATGCTGTGCCCGGTCAGGTGTCGTTAATATCCAGGTGGTGGTGTTCAGTGACCACGGTGTCCCGGTCTCACTGGTGCGGCGCGGCTGGAGGTTCTGTATGACCGCGAGCAACTCACGGATATCGACGGGCTTGGGCAGGTAGTCATAGGCGCCCAGGCGCACCGCCTCGGCCGCCGTCTCGATGCTGGGGGCGCCGGTGACCATCACCACGGGGGCGCAGAGCCCCCGCTCGTGGACCTCTCCCAGGAGCTCCAGGCCGGTCCTTCCCCCCAGGAGGATATCGGCCACGATGAGGTCGAAGTCCTCCCTCGTGAGGGCCGCCACCGCCTCGTCGTAACCCCGGGCGGCCACGGGCTCGTAGCCCTCGGCCTCAAGGAACCGCCCGAAGGTGTACCGAATGTCCTCCTCGTCGTCGATGACCAGAACTCTGGCTTTCATGAATTCCCTCCGGCAGGAAGTTCGACAACGACCCGGGTGTACCGGCCCTCCTCGCTCTCGATGCGAAGACGGCCGCCCAGGTCGGCGATTATTCCGTGGCTTATGCTCAGGCCGAGGCCGGTCCCCTGGCCCTGCGGCTTCGTGGTGAAGAAGGGATTCATCACCTTCTCCCGGACCGAAGGGGGAATGCCCGGCCCCTGGTCCAGAAAGGCGACCTCCACGAGGGAACGGTCCTCACGGAGCACCGTCCGCCCCCTTATGGCGAGGGCCTTGCCGGGGTCCTGCCCCGGATACTTGAGGTTCAGGGCGTACCGGGCGTTATTGATGATGTTGAGGAAGACCTGCTGGATGCGCTGGGGGT is a window encoding:
- a CDS encoding NAD(P)H-flavin reductase, with protein sequence ANAPHHDELLEFHIRRIEGGEFTDHVFNEMKEGDIIRIEGPKGTFFLREDSERPIIMLATGTGFGPIKGMIEHMVAEQSSRPVYVYWGARNEADLYADNEIRGWADSFPNIRYRPVLSQPDAGWNGRTGYVQDAVSADFEDLEGFELYACGHPAMVYSAKDALVARGMDPDHCYSDAFEWAKDSK
- a CDS encoding response regulator transcription factor, whose translation is MKARVLVIDDEEDIRYTFGRFLEAEGYEPVAARGYDEAVAALTREDFDLIVADILLGGRTGLELLGEVHERGLCAPVVMVTGAPSIETAAEAVRLGAYDYLPKPVDIRELLAVIQNLQPRRTSETGTPWSLNTTTWILTTPDRAQHDLTKSELQILSTLAISHGEAVTRQQLYTALGIPGYSPETRSLDIQISRLRRRFTTEDYTIPIKTVHGIGYLFGEPIAVTK